The following proteins come from a genomic window of Ilumatobacter coccineus YM16-304:
- a CDS encoding aldehyde dehydrogenase family protein, which yields MTGRLESLTAGQPIVYGGDRVTHVDDDLAAAFEPGDHLVVVQQTGDLLHVPQSEHHIVESAVTAALDGFAELARSSDEQITAFFERFADLLADDEVFAVIASANDADVAAAAARGRSTTRLELGATMRDDMIAGLREWAKADAGRDAIIDVIEHPGWTLESRRAPLGVVGFVFEGRPNVFADACGVVRTGNAVVFRIGSDALGTARAIVSSALRPALEAASLPTGIVQLVDSASRSAGHALFSDARLSLAVARGSGAAVSQLGAVAAQAGVPVSLHGTGGAWMVTGLGADSDTVTAAVTHSLDRKVCNTLNVVAVPQEIAETIVPAVLAGLDAAAAARGTVGRLHVVEGGEHVVPAERFVRQVTIDRADGPSAETAASPIAESGLATEWEWENSPEITLVVVDDVAHAVSLCNRYSPHFVASLVTDDTAEHDAFYAAVDAPFVTDGFTRWVDGQYALNKPELGLSNWEGGRMLGRGGVLSGDSIHTVRYRAHIADHGTHR from the coding sequence GTGACAGGACGCCTCGAGTCGCTCACAGCCGGACAACCGATCGTGTACGGCGGCGACCGTGTCACGCACGTCGACGACGACCTCGCTGCGGCGTTTGAGCCCGGCGACCATCTCGTCGTGGTGCAGCAGACCGGCGATCTTCTACACGTTCCGCAGTCGGAGCATCACATCGTCGAGTCTGCGGTCACCGCCGCACTCGACGGTTTCGCCGAACTCGCCCGTTCGTCCGACGAGCAGATCACCGCGTTCTTCGAGCGCTTCGCCGATCTGCTCGCCGACGACGAGGTGTTCGCTGTCATCGCGTCGGCGAACGACGCCGACGTCGCGGCGGCAGCAGCGAGGGGCCGCTCGACCACCCGACTCGAACTCGGCGCCACGATGCGCGACGACATGATCGCCGGTCTTCGCGAGTGGGCGAAGGCTGACGCCGGTCGCGACGCGATCATCGACGTGATCGAACATCCGGGCTGGACGCTGGAATCCCGCCGTGCACCGCTCGGCGTCGTCGGGTTCGTGTTCGAGGGACGCCCCAACGTGTTCGCCGATGCGTGTGGGGTCGTCCGCACCGGCAACGCGGTCGTGTTCCGCATCGGCTCCGATGCGCTCGGCACCGCACGCGCGATCGTCTCGTCGGCGCTGCGGCCCGCACTCGAAGCGGCCAGCCTCCCGACCGGCATCGTCCAGTTGGTCGATTCGGCCAGTCGCTCGGCCGGGCACGCGCTGTTCAGCGACGCTCGACTCTCGCTGGCTGTCGCCCGTGGCTCCGGCGCTGCCGTGTCGCAGCTCGGCGCCGTCGCCGCGCAGGCCGGCGTGCCGGTGAGCTTGCACGGCACCGGCGGCGCCTGGATGGTCACGGGCCTCGGCGCCGACTCCGACACGGTGACCGCGGCGGTCACGCACTCACTCGACCGCAAGGTGTGCAACACGCTCAACGTCGTGGCGGTGCCCCAGGAAATCGCGGAGACGATCGTTCCTGCCGTGCTCGCCGGGCTCGACGCAGCCGCCGCAGCGCGCGGCACCGTCGGACGGCTCCACGTGGTCGAAGGCGGCGAACACGTCGTCCCCGCCGAGCGCTTCGTGCGGCAGGTCACCATCGATCGAGCCGACGGTCCGTCGGCAGAGACAGCGGCGTCGCCCATCGCCGAATCGGGCCTCGCCACCGAGTGGGAGTGGGAGAACTCGCCCGAGATCACGCTCGTCGTCGTCGACGACGTGGCGCACGCCGTGTCGCTGTGCAACCGCTACAGCCCGCACTTCGTGGCGTCGCTCGTCACCGACGACACCGCCGAGCACGATGCGTTCTACGCGGCGGTCGACGCTCCGTTCGTCACCGACGGCTTCACCCGCTGGGTCGACGGCCAGTACGCACTGAACAAGCCCGAACTGGGTCTGTCGAACTGGGAAGGCGGGCGGATGCTCGGCCGCGGCGGCGTGTTGTCGGGCGACAGCATCCACACCGTCCGCTATCGCGCCCACATCGCCGATCACGGCACCCACCGCTGA
- a CDS encoding MBL fold metallo-hydrolase — protein sequence MSDDRLYFRQLLSGQDFAVGDPLAQQMVNFVYAIGDRQTGECVLVDPAYAVNDLVDAVAVDDMTVTGVLATHYHPDHVGGSMMGHTIEGIAALLDRVDCPIHIQADEHEWVQKTTEVRDDHLVTHSSGDVLRVGEIDITLLHTPGHTPGSQCFLVDGRLVAGDTLFLEGCGRTDLPGSNAQQMLQSLQRLAEVPDDTILYPGHRYSAASSASMETVKQINFVFDQI from the coding sequence ATGAGCGACGATCGTCTGTACTTCCGCCAACTGCTCTCCGGGCAGGACTTCGCCGTGGGCGACCCGCTCGCTCAGCAGATGGTCAACTTCGTCTACGCCATCGGTGATCGACAGACCGGCGAGTGCGTCCTGGTCGACCCGGCGTACGCCGTGAACGACCTCGTCGACGCGGTCGCCGTCGACGACATGACGGTGACCGGTGTCCTCGCCACGCACTATCACCCCGATCACGTCGGCGGGTCGATGATGGGCCACACGATCGAAGGCATCGCTGCGCTCCTCGACCGGGTCGACTGTCCGATCCACATCCAGGCCGATGAGCACGAGTGGGTCCAGAAGACCACCGAGGTCCGCGACGATCACCTCGTCACCCACTCGTCGGGTGACGTTCTCCGCGTCGGCGAGATCGACATCACGCTGTTGCACACGCCGGGCCACACGCCGGGGAGTCAGTGCTTCCTGGTCGATGGTCGACTCGTGGCCGGCGACACGCTGTTCCTCGAAGGCTGCGGCCGGACCGATCTTCCCGGTTCGAACGCGCAGCAGATGCTCCAGAGCCTGCAACGTCTGGCCGAGGTTCCCGACGACACGATTCTGTACCCGGGACACCGCTATTCGGCAGCGTCGAGCGCGTCGATGGAGACCGTGAAGCAGATCAACTTCGTCTTCGACCAGATCTAG
- a CDS encoding LysM peptidoglycan-binding domain-containing protein — MVLKDRRRFAVAVWPVALAGLVLGACGGSDAAGPSVSTVDLSSTAFVTRPPETTSTTIAGVVDDSIAAGEQEYTIQSGDFPLRVADLFGVSVEDIGAYNGWAGCTSLNCPQFPGIGSIIKIPPGATNLNVSTPVDPGVEVVTGGEAEQPVGDTIPEAGDNCAPGSYTIEEGDTTRLAVANKFDVTVEAMDAANAQTNGYSAFYPGLQIVIPAKSDC, encoded by the coding sequence ATGGTTCTGAAAGATCGACGTCGTTTCGCCGTGGCCGTGTGGCCGGTCGCCCTGGCCGGACTCGTCCTCGGCGCCTGCGGAGGCAGCGACGCCGCCGGTCCGTCGGTGAGTACCGTCGATCTCAGTTCGACCGCGTTCGTCACCCGGCCTCCCGAGACCACCTCCACCACGATCGCCGGCGTCGTCGACGATTCGATCGCGGCCGGCGAACAGGAATACACGATCCAGAGCGGCGACTTCCCGCTGCGCGTCGCCGACCTGTTCGGCGTGTCCGTCGAAGACATCGGTGCCTACAACGGCTGGGCCGGCTGCACGTCGCTGAACTGCCCGCAGTTCCCTGGCATCGGCTCGATCATCAAGATCCCGCCGGGCGCCACCAACCTCAACGTCTCGACGCCCGTCGATCCCGGCGTCGAAGTCGTCACCGGCGGCGAAGCCGAACAACCGGTCGGCGACACCATCCCCGAAGCCGGCGACAACTGTGCCCCGGGCAGCTACACGATCGAAGAAGGCGACACGACCCGCCTCGCCGTCGCGAACAAGTTCGACGTCACCGTCGAAGCCATGGACGCCGCCAACGCCCAGACCAACGGCTACAGCGCGTTCTACCCCGGCCTCCAGATCGTCATCCCCGCCAAATCCGACTGTTAA
- a CDS encoding glutamate synthase subunit beta: protein MGKPTGFLEWGRATPAHRPVPVRLRDWNEVYEPFDQDELNRQAGRCMDCGIPFCNNGCPLGNLIPDWNDLVFRNQWQDAIERLHATNNFPEFTGRLCPAPCESACVVGINQDPVAIKQVEVEIIDRAFDEGWVVPQVPSVRTGKRIAVIGSGPAGLAAAQQLTRAGHEVVVLERADRIGGLLRYGIPEFKMEKRHIDRRLEQMKAEGTEFRVNAAVGETVDMEVLRASHDAVVLACGATKWRDLPIPGRDLDGIHQAMEYLPGSNRVQLGDFDQAPIDVNGKHVVIIGGGDTGADCLGTAHRQGAASVTQLEIMPMPPETRAADRNPWPQFAMVYKVTSAHEEGGERLYSVNTEEFIGGDDGRVKALRLHEVEMIDGKFTKIDGTDREIPADYVFLALGFVGPERGSWLDEMSLEYDARGNVMRDDNYMTNQPGVFVAGDMGRGQSLIVWAIAEGRAAAAGVDEYLMGETLLPAPIPPTARPLM, encoded by the coding sequence ATGGGTAAGCCGACTGGGTTCTTGGAATGGGGACGGGCGACGCCGGCGCATCGGCCGGTGCCGGTGCGATTGCGCGACTGGAACGAGGTGTACGAGCCGTTCGACCAGGACGAGCTGAACCGGCAGGCCGGGCGCTGCATGGACTGCGGCATCCCGTTCTGCAACAACGGGTGCCCGCTCGGCAACCTCATTCCCGACTGGAACGACCTCGTCTTCCGCAACCAGTGGCAGGACGCGATCGAGCGCCTGCACGCCACCAACAACTTCCCGGAGTTCACCGGGCGGCTGTGCCCGGCACCCTGTGAGTCGGCGTGCGTCGTCGGCATCAACCAGGACCCCGTGGCCATCAAGCAGGTCGAGGTCGAGATCATCGACCGCGCCTTCGACGAGGGCTGGGTCGTGCCGCAGGTGCCGTCGGTGCGAACCGGCAAGCGCATCGCCGTCATCGGGTCGGGTCCGGCCGGACTGGCCGCCGCCCAGCAGCTCACCCGCGCCGGCCACGAAGTGGTCGTGCTCGAACGCGCCGACCGCATCGGCGGTCTGCTCCGCTACGGCATCCCCGAGTTCAAGATGGAGAAGCGCCACATCGATCGACGCCTCGAACAGATGAAGGCGGAAGGCACCGAGTTCCGCGTCAACGCCGCGGTCGGTGAGACCGTCGACATGGAAGTGCTCCGCGCCTCCCACGATGCGGTCGTGCTCGCGTGCGGAGCCACGAAGTGGCGTGACCTACCGATCCCCGGACGCGACCTCGACGGCATCCATCAGGCGATGGAGTACCTGCCGGGTTCGAACCGAGTGCAGCTCGGTGACTTCGATCAGGCCCCGATCGACGTCAACGGCAAGCACGTCGTGATCATCGGCGGCGGCGACACCGGCGCCGACTGCCTCGGCACAGCGCACCGTCAGGGCGCTGCGTCGGTGACGCAACTCGAGATCATGCCGATGCCGCCCGAGACCCGGGCCGCCGATCGCAACCCGTGGCCGCAGTTCGCCATGGTCTACAAGGTCACCTCGGCGCACGAAGAGGGCGGCGAGCGTCTGTACAGCGTCAACACCGAGGAGTTCATCGGTGGCGACGACGGCCGGGTGAAGGCGCTGCGCCTCCACGAGGTCGAGATGATCGACGGCAAATTCACCAAGATCGACGGCACCGACCGCGAGATCCCCGCCGACTACGTGTTCCTCGCGCTGGGCTTCGTCGGCCCCGAGCGCGGCTCGTGGCTCGACGAGATGTCGCTCGAATACGACGCCCGCGGCAACGTCATGCGCGACGACAACTACATGACCAACCAGCCCGGCGTGTTCGTGGCCGGCGACATGGGCCGCGGCCAGAGTCTCATCGTCTGGGCGATCGCCGAAGGCCGCGCCGCCGCGGCCGGCGTCGACGAGTACCTGATGGGCGAGACGCTGCTCCCGGCGCCGATTCCGCCCACCGCCCGGCCACTGATGTGA
- a CDS encoding Gfo/Idh/MocA family protein, whose amino-acid sequence MSDNATSSPDTGAPVRYGVIGTGMMGVEHIQNILAMEGAVVTAVADPHPESQEWARIAVRTWFDQKPYQHGLVSAGSDGPVAPAELAVFDDHVALLDSGLVDAVVVASPNHTHVDVLLDVLDRPIHVLVEKPLCTTLEDCRRVIEAADASKERFPDRVVWMGLEYRYMPPIRRLIAEVDGGTIGAPRMVAIREHRFPFLVKVDNWNRFSRNTGGTLVEKCCHFFDLMINIIGSKPTRVMASGGQDVNHLDETYDGEVPDILDNAYVIVDFENGARAMLDLCMFAEASKNEREISVVGPKGKLEALDTESLIRVGRRTDDIVSGINIVSEERVSAPDVKHVGLHHGASYLEHVDFLDAIVSGRPAAVTLRDGLWSAAIGFAAHRSIDTGAPVDLWTLDELSDLEFVS is encoded by the coding sequence ATGAGTGACAACGCGACCTCCTCACCCGACACGGGTGCGCCAGTCCGGTATGGCGTGATCGGTACCGGCATGATGGGTGTCGAGCACATCCAGAACATCCTCGCGATGGAAGGCGCGGTGGTCACCGCAGTCGCCGACCCGCACCCCGAGTCGCAGGAGTGGGCGCGAATCGCGGTACGCACGTGGTTCGACCAGAAGCCGTACCAGCACGGCCTGGTGAGCGCCGGGTCCGACGGTCCGGTCGCACCCGCCGAACTGGCCGTGTTCGACGACCACGTCGCGCTGCTCGACTCCGGCCTCGTCGACGCCGTCGTCGTCGCCTCCCCGAACCACACGCACGTCGACGTGCTGCTCGACGTCCTCGACCGGCCGATCCACGTGCTCGTCGAGAAGCCGCTGTGCACCACGCTCGAAGACTGTCGCCGCGTCATCGAAGCGGCCGACGCCTCGAAGGAACGCTTCCCCGACCGTGTCGTATGGATGGGTCTCGAGTATCGCTACATGCCACCGATCCGCCGCCTGATCGCCGAGGTCGACGGCGGCACGATCGGTGCGCCGCGCATGGTCGCCATCCGCGAGCACCGGTTCCCGTTCCTCGTCAAGGTCGACAACTGGAACCGCTTCAGCCGCAACACCGGTGGCACGCTCGTCGAGAAGTGCTGCCACTTCTTCGACCTGATGATCAACATCATCGGGTCGAAGCCGACGCGTGTCATGGCGTCGGGCGGTCAGGACGTCAACCACCTCGACGAGACCTACGACGGCGAGGTACCCGACATCCTCGACAACGCGTACGTGATCGTCGACTTCGAGAACGGGGCCCGGGCGATGCTCGACCTCTGCATGTTCGCCGAGGCGAGCAAGAACGAACGTGAGATCAGCGTCGTCGGCCCGAAGGGCAAGCTCGAAGCCCTCGACACCGAGAGCCTCATCCGCGTCGGCCGTCGCACCGACGACATCGTGAGCGGTATCAACATCGTCAGCGAGGAGCGCGTGAGTGCCCCCGACGTCAAGCACGTCGGCCTCCACCACGGCGCCAGCTACCTCGAGCACGTCGACTTCCTCGACGCCATCGTGTCGGGCCGGCCCGCGGCGGTCACGCTGCGCGACGGCCTGTGGTCGGCGGCGATCGGGTTCGCCGCGCACCGTTCGATCGACACCGGCGCTCCGGTCGACCTGTGGACCCTCGACGAGTTGTCCGACCTGGAGTTCGTCTCGTGA